One Lentibacillus cibarius DNA window includes the following coding sequences:
- a CDS encoding GNAT family N-acetyltransferase, which translates to MEIIAANHASEEKLQRFLKDNKDVEKNLLLEKGYVVEIDDTIEGCFVLDTVEDDIYWLKQLYVTKNKAGSLPVLLETILALAKEKQAKQVFVHSHQPMVDVLLEALQFYPQKENEITDKLPKNNGNWWTYNVS; encoded by the coding sequence ATGGAAATTATCGCAGCAAACCATGCATCAGAAGAGAAGCTCCAACGCTTTTTAAAAGATAATAAAGATGTTGAAAAGAATCTATTGCTGGAAAAAGGCTATGTTGTGGAGATAGACGACACGATTGAAGGCTGCTTCGTACTAGACACGGTGGAAGATGACATTTATTGGCTGAAGCAGCTCTATGTCACGAAAAATAAGGCAGGGTCATTGCCTGTTCTACTGGAAACCATTCTAGCGCTGGCAAAAGAAAAACAGGCAAAACAAGTATTTGTCCACAGTCACCAGCCAATGGTGGATGTGTTACTTGAAGCGTTGCAATTTTATCCACAAAAGGAAAATGAAATAACGGATAAACTCCCAAAAAACAATGGAAATTGGTGGACGTACAACGTTTCCTAG
- the spoIIR gene encoding stage II sporulation protein R, which produces MRKITVAIIIFFILLFSLPLVSTSEEMESDAQSDVEVIPDEAIRLRILANSDKQDDQQLKRKVRDEVNAAITEWVGDITNIEQARTMIENRTPEIKKIVGDVLKEENKEQSYNVEYGKNVTFPAKLYGSYLYPAGEYEAVLITLGKGKGANWWCVLFPPLCFLDFSNGTSVAEAEEKDENKADEREDKEDKAEVKFFLFEWFDWS; this is translated from the coding sequence ATGAGGAAGATAACGGTTGCTATTATTATATTTTTTATTCTATTATTTTCACTTCCTTTAGTAAGTACGAGTGAGGAAATGGAATCTGATGCGCAATCAGATGTAGAGGTTATCCCGGATGAAGCAATTAGACTACGGATTTTGGCTAACAGTGATAAGCAGGACGATCAACAGTTGAAGCGGAAAGTTCGTGATGAAGTAAATGCTGCAATCACGGAATGGGTTGGGGATATTACGAATATCGAGCAAGCGCGAACAATGATAGAAAACCGCACTCCTGAAATTAAAAAAATCGTTGGTGACGTATTAAAAGAAGAAAATAAAGAGCAATCCTACAACGTTGAGTACGGAAAAAATGTTACGTTCCCAGCTAAGCTATATGGGTCGTATTTATATCCCGCTGGTGAGTATGAAGCCGTGCTAATCACACTTGGCAAAGGAAAAGGTGCGAATTGGTGGTGTGTATTGTTCCCGCCATTGTGCTTTTTAGACTTTTCGAATGGAACAAGTGTCGCTGAAGCGGAAGAAAAAGACGAGAATAAAGCCGACGAACGCGAAGACAAAGAAGACAAGGCAGAAGTGAAGTTTTTTCTCTTTGAATGGTTTGATTGGTCATAG